Proteins from a single region of Sesamum indicum cultivar Zhongzhi No. 13 linkage group LG5, S_indicum_v1.0, whole genome shotgun sequence:
- the LOC105162273 gene encoding uncharacterized protein LOC105162273, translated as MEDYSNPRSFRHKLKQSLCFSCCFRRRSRHRLPLDSPPSPSDDNPAFIWVKTEGPHDHSLSEVKDKCRSLLGLCGVNHKRYSSADFRYDPLSYALNFEDGFEFDDAAPLKNFSARLPPSPPLPAAVS; from the coding sequence ATGGAGGACTACTCCAACCCCCGATCCTTCAGACACAAGCTGAAGCAATCTCTCTGTTTCTCCTGCTGCTTCCGCCGCCGCAGTCGCCACCGCCTCCCCCTCGACTCTCCGCCGTCCCCTTCCGACGACAATCCGGCCTTCATTTGGGTCAAGACTGAAGGACCTCACGACCACTCCTTATCGGAGGTCAAAGACAAGTGCCGCAGTCTGTTGGGTCTTTGCGGAGTAAATCACAAGAGATACTCGTCGGCGGATTTTAGGTACGATCCATTGAGTTATGCGCTGAATTTTGAggatggatttgaatttgatgatgcGGCGCCGTTGAAGAATTTCTCCGCCAGACTGCCGCCGTCTCCGCCCCTGCCTGCTGCCGTTAGTTGA